From one Lolium rigidum isolate FL_2022 chromosome 4, APGP_CSIRO_Lrig_0.1, whole genome shotgun sequence genomic stretch:
- the LOC124707533 gene encoding solute carrier family 35 member F2-like, with the protein MEIKKDAWGLLLVLFLGQLVAFSMAAGSFASSLVANLGIDAPLTQSFFAYLLLTLVYVPILLSRRQKLRIPWYWYLVLAFVDVQGNYLVIKAYQYSSITSVTLLDCWTIVWVIVLTWYALGTRYSFWQFLGAGTCVAGLGLVLLSDAKSPDEQDPSKMPLLGDTLVIAGTVCYAFSNVGQEYCVKKNDRVELVAMFGLFGLLVSTIQIFIFERKSLEAAAWSPTMISLFAGFAVALFVFYTITPLVLKMSGSTLFNLSLLTSDMWAVAIRVLFYQEQINWLYYLAFTVVAIGLIIYSLNESSSGDGTTTSTEATPQYQQLPSEDYSTESCSNLDSQERKQQVHIC; encoded by the exons ATGGAGATCAAGAAGGACGCATGGGGCCTGCTGCTCGTGCTCTTCCTCGGCCAGCTCGTGGCCTTCTCCATGGCCGCCGGCAGCTTCGCCTCCTCCCTCGTCGCTAATCTTG GAATTGATGCGCCACTCACACAATCATTCTTCGCATATCTCCTGTTGACCTTAGTTTATGTGCCAATCCTTTTGAGCCGACGACAGAAGCTACGA ATACCTTGGTATTGGTACTTAGTGCTGGCCTTCGTCGATGTGCAGGGGAACTATCTAG TTATCAAGGCATACCAGTACTCATCCATCACCAGCGTAACGTTGTTGGATTGTTGGACTATTGTATGGGTCATTGTACTCACCTGGTACGCACTAGGCACAAGATATTCTTTCTGGCAATTTCTGGGGGCGGGGACCTGCGTGGCAGGGCTAGGTCTTGTGCTCCTTTCAGATGCAAAATCTCCAGATGAGCAAG ATCCAAGTAAAATGCCACTTCTAGGGGATACCCTTGTTATTGCTGGGACAGTTTGTTATGCATTTAGCAATGTTGGGCAG GAATACTGTGTCAAGAAGAATGATCGAGTAGAACTTGTTGCAAtgtttggactatttgggttgctTGTCAGTACAATTCAGAT atttatattCGAAAGGAAGAGCCTAGAAGCAGCTGCCTGGTCTCCAACAATG ATAAGCTTGTTTGCAGGATTTGCCGTTGCACTATTTGTGTTCTACACCATTACTCCTTTAGTTCTTAAG atgagtggATCAACATTGTTTAATCTCTCACTCTTAACATCTGACATGTGGGCAGTCGCCATTCGAGTATTGTTCTATCAAGAACAG ATAAACTGGCTGTACTATCTAGCATTCACAGTTGTGGCCATTGGATTGATCATCTACTCGCTAAA TGAAAGTTCTTCTGGCGAtggaacaactacaagtacagaaGCAACACCTCAATATCAACAACTTCCAAGTGAGGATTACTCAACAGAAAGTTGTTCTAATTTGGACAGCCAAGAAAGGAAGCAACAAGTTCACATCTGTTAG